The following coding sequences are from one Lolium rigidum isolate FL_2022 chromosome 6, APGP_CSIRO_Lrig_0.1, whole genome shotgun sequence window:
- the LOC124661392 gene encoding protein ABHD11-like — protein sequence MAASLRASTSSLRSRLLSSSAAWSPWRSLLSSSVHSDAAHQTETLAFDEIQLSPEKPSTATAFVLHGLLGSGRNWRTFSRSLASQLRDRSPSDEWRMVLVDLRNHGNSARIKGLSPPHTMSTAAKDLADLVKARGWAWPDVVVGHSMGGKVALDFAESCSRGDYGGSAALPKQLWVLDSVPAEVKTDNSDGEVERVLQTLASLPSSLPSRKWVVDHMVNLGFSKSLSEWIGSNLKKDNEHVTWGFDLQAATDMFTSYRERSYWGLLENPPKGLEISIVQAEQSDRWHADDVQRLKALSRRGGNPDAGKVSLHVLPNSGHWVHVDNPKGLLEIMVPNFLSTVQN from the exons ATGGCGGCGTCTCTCCGAGCGTCGACGTCCTCGCTCCGCtcgcgcctcctctcctcctccgccgcctggtCTCCCTGGcgctccctcctctcctcctccgtccACTCGGATGCCGCCCATCAGACCGAAACCCTCGCCTTCGACGAGATCCAGCTCTCCCCCGAGAAGccgtccaccgccaccgccttcgTCCTCCACGGCCTCCTGGGCTCCGGCCGCAACTGGCGAACCTTCTCCCGCTCCCTCGCCTCCCAGCTCCGCGACCGCTCCCCCTCCGATG agtggaggatggttcttgtgGATCTGAGGAACCATGGGAACTCAGCCAGGATCAAAGGGTTGTCCCCGCCCCATACTATGTCGACTGCAGCGAAGGATCTCGCCGATTTGGTGAAGGCTCGGGGCTGGGCATGGCCGGATGTTGTCGTGGGTCACTCCATGGGTGGAAAGGTTGCGCTGGATTTTGCGGAGAGTTGTTCCCGTGGGGACTACGGTGGATCCGCTGCTCTTCCCAAACAG CTCTGGGTGCTTGATTCTGTCCCTGCAGAAGTAAAAACAGATAACAGTGATGGTGAAGTTGAACGGGTTTTGCAGACACTAGCAAGTCTTCCTTCATCGCTTCCATCACGCAA GTGGGTTGTTGACCACATGGTCAACCTTGGATTTTCCAAATCACTCTCAGAATGGATTGGTAGCAACTTGAAGAAGGACAATGAGCATGTGACCTGGGGTTTTGATCTTCAGGCCGCCACAGACATGTTTACTTCATATAG AGAAAGAAGCTACTGGGGACTGCTGGAGAACCCACCAAAGGGTCTGGAGATTTCAATTGTACAAGCAGAGCAGAGTGATAGATGGCATGCTGATGATGTGCAGAGACTAAAAGCATTGTCAAGGAGAGGCGGCAATCCTGATGCTGGGAAAGTGTCACTCCACGTTCTCCCCAACTCCGGCCATTGGGTTCACGTTGACAACCCCAAGGGGTTACTCGAGATTATGGTGCCTAACTTCCTCTCCACCGTTCAAAATTGA
- the LOC124660487 gene encoding uncharacterized protein LOC124660487 yields MAAAAARQLLVHRISSGTLPKHTLNSHGLSASQCWNKAEKLPHFRARLAIKPPHAVPGKGGIVPADDDGISLGTVKLPGNIDVARFESLLFQWGNSLCQGAMLPLPVPIKVDKVEGGIRLGFIGIDDGATSLLAYIDCLVSPAPDGSGLVFQAIRNGAMKNMEPPGEPRIMRSLLQALQTSIRLSQV; encoded by the exons ATGGCGGCTGCAGCTGCAAGGCAGCTGTTGGTCCACAGGATCAGTTCAGGGACGCTTCCAAAGCACACGCTCAACAGCCATGGCCTCTCTGCTTCCCAGTGCTGGAACAAGGCCGAGAAGCTCCCCCATTTCAGAGCAAGGCTGGCCATCAAACCACCACACGCCGTGCCGGGGAAGGGCGGCATTGTGCCGGCCGACGACGATGGGATCAGCCTCGGCACGGTGAAGCTGCCTGGCAACATCGACGTCGCTAGGTTCGAGTCCTTGTTGTTTCAG TGGGGGAACAGCCTCTGCCAGGGCGCAATGTTGCCACTACCGGTGCCTATAAAG GTGGACAAGGTGGAGGGTGGTATCAGGCTAGGATTCATTGGAATCGACGACGGTGCGACATCGCTCCTGGCCTACATCGATTGCCTGGTGTCTCCGGCGCCTGACGGCTCCGGGTTGGTGTTCCAAGCAATTAGGAACGGTGCTATGAAGAACATGGAACCACCTGGAGAGCCTAGGATCATGAGGAGCCTCCTCCAGGCACTTCAAACGTCTATTCGGCTGTCGCAAGTTTGA